The DNA window TTTTTAAAATTTCCATCCCTTTATTATATCATAGATTAAACTATAAATCTACTAAGTAAAATCCCTAGTAGTTAAATTGTAAAAATAATATTAACTTTTTTTGTTAAAAATGATAAAATATAACGAAAAATAAAAATTTTTAGGAGAAAAAATGAATAACTCAGAAATAAATATCACTAATCAAAATGAGGTTGTTAACAATCTTTTAAATAAAAATCTAAAAATTATCCAAAGAAATGATTATTTTAATTTTTCTTTGGACTCACTACTTATTTCAAATTTTATTTCACTGGGAAAAGGTGTTAATAAAATTGTTGACCTTGGTACTGGAAATGGTGCTATTCCACTATTTTTATCTGAGAGAACAAAGGCTAAAATAACTGGACTTGAAATACAAAAAGTTTCTGCCGATTTAGCAAAAAGAAATATTGAAATAAATAGTTTAAGTGAGCAAATAGAAATTATAAATGATGATATGAAAAATTGGAAAAAATATTTCAATCACGGCTCTCAAGATGCTGTTATCACTAACCCTCCATTTTTTAAATTTAATGGGAATGAAGAATTTTTAAATGATTTAGACCAACTAACGTTAGCTCGTCACGAAATAACTATCACTTTAGAGGAGATCATCCAAGTGGCATCTTGTCTTTTAAAAGATAAGGGGTATTTTGCAATGGTACATCGTCCTGATAGAATGTTAGAAATTTTAGACTTAATGAGAAAATATGGAATTTCTCCAAAAAAATTAAGATTTTGTCATACAAAAATTGATAAACAAGCAAAGATTTTATTGATTGAGGGGATAAAATTTGGAAAAAATAGTATGACTATTCTTCCACCTCTTGTGGCTCACGACGATGATGGAAAATATTCCAAAGAGGTTCTTCAAATGTTTGAACCAATAAAATAATAATAGAAAAATAGAGAGAATTTTTTCTCTCTATTTTTTAAAATTCGTCCCAACCTTCGACAGACGAACTCATATTATAACTTGTAACAGTTCCTTCAAAAAAGTTTGCTTTTACATTTCCCTCTCCCTCTGTATCGGCAAATTTTTCAAGTTGCTTATATGGATTTTTATCAAATCCTTTATAAATAGGTTTTAATCCTATTGATTTTAATCTTTCATTAGCTAACCATCTAGTATATTTTTCAGTATTTTCCTTTGTTATTCCTAAAACCCTATCTCCAATTATATGGTTTGTCCAAGCAATCTCTTGTTCAACAGCTTTTTCAAACATCTCATAAATTATCTCATCTTTAAAGAAATTTGAATTTTCAGATTTTATCTCTTTTAAAAGTTGTTGGAATATTATTACGTGAGAAAGCTCATCTCTATTTATAAGTCTTATAATATCAGAAGTTCCCATCATTCTATTACGACTTGCTAAAAGATAGAAAAAATTAAATCCATTATAGAAATATATTGCCTCTAAAAGATAATCAGCTATTATAGTTTTAGCAAAATTTTCATCACTTTGATTTTCTATAAAATTTTGATAAATCTCTGCTATATATCTATTTCTTTCAAATAAAATCTTATCATCTCTCCATTTATCATAGATAGAATTTCTTATCTCCTTTGGTAAGATTGATTCTATTATATATTGATAAGATTGTGAGTGTATCGCCTCTTGGAAAGTTTGAATTGAAAGTATCAAATTTACTTCTGGAGCTGTTATATAATCAGAGATATTTGGAATATTGTTTGTTTGAATACTATCTAAAAATATTAAAAAAGATAAAATTCCGTTATATGCCTCTCTCTCATCAAAAGTCAAATTATTATAATCATTTTTATCTTGTGTTAAATCTATTTTTTCAGGAATCCAAAAGTTTCCCATCATATTTCTATAAAGATGATTAGCCCATTGATATTTTACATTATTAAGGTTAAAAATATTTGTACTATTACCTTTTATTATTTTTCTTTGAATAAGAGAGTCATCTCCTAAAGGATTAAAAAGTATTTTTTTATCCACTACAACTTTCACACTCCTCTTTCTCGTTGATTTTATTTGTATTTTTTTGGATAGTTCTTATATAATAAACTGATTTGCACCCCTCTTTCCAAGCTGTAAGAAAGGCGTCATAGATATTTTTTGCCCTTATATTTTTATTCAAATCAAATATAAGCTCCATTGAAACTCCTTGTGTTGTCCACTTACCAATTTTGCTCATTATTTTTATATAAGTTTCTAGCTCTATATTTTTAAATTCTTGATAAAACCAGTTTTTTTCTTTTAGATATTTTACTACTCTTGGGACTGCTCCTTTTTGATTTTTTTCAATATAGAATTTTGAAAAAGTTGGATTTACTGAGGCACAAGCTCCCATTAAAAGTGATGTTGATGTATTTGGGGCTATCGCTGTAAGCTCTCCGTTACGTATTCCATATTTTTTTACTGTATCAAATACCTCTTCCCACTCGCTAGAAAAACTTGAATTTTCTCTATACCAATCTCTATCTTTTTGGAAAAATCTTCCTTTCTCCCATTCAGAGTTTTTATACAATGGATAGACACCTCTTTCTTTTGCCAAAAGTGACGAAGATTTTATGCTATAAAGAGCTATTTTTTCAAAAAGTTTATCTACTACATCTATTGATTTTGAATAAGAGATATTGTTTTTTGCCAGATAATCAGCAAGTCCCATTGTTCCTACACCGATAGCTCTATATGAAAAATTATGTTTATCTGACTCTTTAATTGGGGTTTTTGTAAGGTCTATTGTATTATCTAGAATTCTCACAGCAAGACTAACTATTTTTTCAAGCTCACTATCCTCTATTTCAGCCAAGTTCATAGAAACCAAGTTACAAGTATGTACCTCTCCAAGTTCTACTTTTCTAACTCCTTGCCCCTCTTCTATATTTTCTGTAAAATTTTTACTTGGAGAAAAATTAGAAAAACTTTCCATACAAAGATTTCCATTTCCAATAATTCCGCTATGTTTATTATGATTTCTCTCATTTGCTGTATCTTTAAAGAAAATATATGGCATTCCTGTTTCTATTTGAACTTTTAAAATATTTTTAAATAATTCTCTAGCTTTTAAAGTTTTTCTTAAAGTAAGAGTTTTGTCATTTTCTATTTTTTCATAGATTTCTCTAAACTCATCTCCATAAATTTCACAAAGCTCAATTTCATATTTTTGTCTAATTTCATAAGGATCAAACAATGTCCAATTGAGATTTTTATCAACTCTTTCCATAAAAATATCTGATAAAACTACCTGAGGATAGATATCATAAGCTTTTCCTCTTTGGTCACCATTTTCTGTTTGAAGTTCTAAAAAACTTTCAATATCCAAGTGCCAAGAATCTAGTGCCACAGTTACAGCTCCCGCTCTTCTTCCTTGTTGATTTACTGCCACTGCTGTATCATTTATAATTTTTATCCAAGGTACAACTCCACCACTTGCATTATAATATCCATTGACCATAGAATTTTTTGCTCTTATACGAGAAATATTTACTCCCACTCCTCCACCATTTTTGCTTATTTTTGCAATGGAATCTATATTATAAAAAATAGATTCTATATTATCATCTATGGCAGTTATAAAACAAGATGAAAGATTTCCTTTTGGAAGTCTTAAGTTTGCCAAAATCGGAGTGGCTAAAGATATTTTTTTAGTAGAAAGCACTTCATAAAAACTTTTTGCTATTTTTACTCTCTCTTTTTCATTGATAGCTAAAAGCATAGCAATTACCATAAATACCTCTTGTGGGAGTTCAAAAATTTTCCCTTGATATTTTACAAGGTATCTATTAACTAGCATATTAGCTCCAGCATAATCATAAATCATATCTCTTGAATAATCCATTGATTTTTCAAGGTCGACTATCTCCTCTTTTGTATATTTCAAAAGCCTTTTATCATAGATATTTTTTTCCACCAAAGATGTTATAGTTTTATAAAAATCTCCATAAGAAAATCCTCTATTTTCCTCTACATCGTCTACTAACTTTTTCATCAAAAGTTTTCCAGCTAAATAAGTCCAATCACTCTCTTCATAACTTGTAAAAGATACTGTTTTATTTATAATAATATCATAGATTTCTTTTATCTCTCTTTTTTGAAAATTTTCTATATTTTCCTCTATATAATTTATTAAAAAATTATAATCTACTTCTAAATTTTTAGAAAATTTTAAAATATCATTTTCTATATCTTTTATCTTTTCTTTATATTTTTTTATTTTATCCATTGGCAACTCCATTTCTATTAAAATCACAATATAATGTGTTTTATTTTTTTTACACCACTATATACTGGAATATTATCACATATTTTTATAGTTTTTTCAACTTTTTTATTTTATAATTTTGGAAATCTTTTTAAATTCTTTAAACATCATAATATAATTTTTATTTTCTATTTTTTTATTTCTTAAACAATTTTTGTTTAATTTTTAGTTGTTTATATACTTTTTGTTTAATATTGTTTAAATTAATAAAATTAAAAACTTATGAAAATAATTTTATATAAAATGTTTAAAAAATTTTGTTGACTTTATAATTTTTTTATTCTATAATAGGTACTATAAAAATAAAACTTGGGGAGGATTTATGGAAATTATTAATTTTTTAGAAAAAATTATTGTTGCTACTGTAATGTCTCTTAACAAACTTTTGTGGGGAGATTTTATTAATTTACAATTTGGTGAAACTACAATAGGACTGAGCATTATGGTTCTTATTCTTTTACCAGTTGGAATATTTTTTACTTTCAAAACTAAATTTTTACCTTTCAGACTTTTTCCTGAAATGATAAAAGTTACATTAGAGCCAAAACATTCTAATGATGAAAAATCAATATCTGGTTTACAAGCTCTTATTGTTGCTACTGCTTGTAGAGTTGGAATGGGAAATCTTGCTGGAGTTGCAGCTGCTATCTCTTTTGGAGGAGCTGGAGCTGTATTTTGGATGTGGGTTGTTGCTTTATTTGGAGCAGCTACTGCTTTTATAGAATCTACTCTTGCACAAATCTACAAAGAAAAAGATCCATTATATGGTGGATTTAAAGGTGGTCCTTCTTACTATATAAGTAGAATGAGATTGATGACAGAAGTTAGAACTAGCGACCTTTGTGTTGAAGATAACCTTGATGAAGCTGATGTTGCATCTACAAGATTCGGTACTCGTTTTAGACAATCTTGTAGTTTTAGAGGAGTGGCTATATTGTTCTCTTTATCAGGTTTAATCTGTTGGGCTGGTATAAGCCAAATAGTTGCAAACTCTGTTTCTCAATCATTTGTTAATGCTTTTAACATTCCAGTTCTTCACACTACAATAGCTTTGGTCGTTATTTCTGGAATTATAATTTTCAAAAAAAATACTGTTGTAAGTATTCTTGATAAAGTTGTACCTGTAATGGCTTGTTTATATCTTTTATTAACTATATTTATTATGGTAAAAAATATCGGTGCTATTCCTACAATGTTCAAAGAAATTGTTTCTCAAGCTTTTGGAATAAAACAAGTAGTTTCTGGAGGATTTGGAGCTGTTCTTATGAATGGAGTTAAAAGAGGATTATTCTCTAATGAAGCTGGTTCTGGTTCTGCACCAAATGCTGCTGCAGCTGCTGACGTTTCTCACCCAGCAAAACAAGGACTTATCCAATCTTTTGGAGTTTTTATAGATACTTTATTTATTTGTAGCTGTTCTGCTTTTATTATTCTACTTGCACCAAAATCTGTTACTGATGGATTAATGGGAATGGATCTACTTCAAAGTGCTATGAACTACCACATTGGAGAAATAGGAGTTATCTTTATAGCAGTTATTCTTTTTCTATTTAGTTTCTCTACTTTCTTAGGTGTAATGTTCTACTCAAGAAGTATTTTATCTTTCTTATTCGGAGATAAGTGGTGGCCACAAAATACATATAAAGCTATTGGACTTGTTATGCTTTTCTTCGGAGGAATTGCTCAATACAACTGGGTTTGGGAGTTAGGAGATTTAGGAGTGGCTTTAATGACAGTATTTAATATGATGGCTCTACTTCCTCTTGGAAACCAAGCTATTGCTTCTTTAAAAGATTATGAG is part of the Fusobacterium perfoetens genome and encodes:
- a CDS encoding tRNA1(Val) (adenine(37)-N6)-methyltransferase; protein product: MNNSEINITNQNEVVNNLLNKNLKIIQRNDYFNFSLDSLLISNFISLGKGVNKIVDLGTGNGAIPLFLSERTKAKITGLEIQKVSADLAKRNIEINSLSEQIEIINDDMKNWKKYFNHGSQDAVITNPPFFKFNGNEEFLNDLDQLTLARHEITITLEEIIQVASCLLKDKGYFAMVHRPDRMLEILDLMRKYGISPKKLRFCHTKIDKQAKILLIEGIKFGKNSMTILPPLVAHDDDGKYSKEVLQMFEPIK
- a CDS encoding ribonucleotide-diphosphate reductase subunit beta, with the protein product MDKKILFNPLGDDSLIQRKIIKGNSTNIFNLNNVKYQWANHLYRNMMGNFWIPEKIDLTQDKNDYNNLTFDEREAYNGILSFLIFLDSIQTNNIPNISDYITAPEVNLILSIQTFQEAIHSQSYQYIIESILPKEIRNSIYDKWRDDKILFERNRYIAEIYQNFIENQSDENFAKTIIADYLLEAIYFYNGFNFFYLLASRNRMMGTSDIIRLINRDELSHVIIFQQLLKEIKSENSNFFKDEIIYEMFEKAVEQEIAWTNHIIGDRVLGITKENTEKYTRWLANERLKSIGLKPIYKGFDKNPYKQLEKFADTEGEGNVKANFFEGTVTSYNMSSSVEGWDEF
- a CDS encoding ribonucleoside-diphosphate reductase subunit alpha, with product MDKIKKYKEKIKDIENDILKFSKNLEVDYNFLINYIEENIENFQKREIKEIYDIIINKTVSFTSYEESDWTYLAGKLLMKKLVDDVEENRGFSYGDFYKTITSLVEKNIYDKRLLKYTKEEIVDLEKSMDYSRDMIYDYAGANMLVNRYLVKYQGKIFELPQEVFMVIAMLLAINEKERVKIAKSFYEVLSTKKISLATPILANLRLPKGNLSSCFITAIDDNIESIFYNIDSIAKISKNGGGVGVNISRIRAKNSMVNGYYNASGGVVPWIKIINDTAVAVNQQGRRAGAVTVALDSWHLDIESFLELQTENGDQRGKAYDIYPQVVLSDIFMERVDKNLNWTLFDPYEIRQKYEIELCEIYGDEFREIYEKIENDKTLTLRKTLKARELFKNILKVQIETGMPYIFFKDTANERNHNKHSGIIGNGNLCMESFSNFSPSKNFTENIEEGQGVRKVELGEVHTCNLVSMNLAEIEDSELEKIVSLAVRILDNTIDLTKTPIKESDKHNFSYRAIGVGTMGLADYLAKNNISYSKSIDVVDKLFEKIALYSIKSSSLLAKERGVYPLYKNSEWEKGRFFQKDRDWYRENSSFSSEWEEVFDTVKKYGIRNGELTAIAPNTSTSLLMGACASVNPTFSKFYIEKNQKGAVPRVVKYLKEKNWFYQEFKNIELETYIKIMSKIGKWTTQGVSMELIFDLNKNIRAKNIYDAFLTAWKEGCKSVYYIRTIQKNTNKINEKEECESCSG
- a CDS encoding alanine/glycine:cation symporter family protein translates to MEIINFLEKIIVATVMSLNKLLWGDFINLQFGETTIGLSIMVLILLPVGIFFTFKTKFLPFRLFPEMIKVTLEPKHSNDEKSISGLQALIVATACRVGMGNLAGVAAAISFGGAGAVFWMWVVALFGAATAFIESTLAQIYKEKDPLYGGFKGGPSYYISRMRLMTEVRTSDLCVEDNLDEADVASTRFGTRFRQSCSFRGVAILFSLSGLICWAGISQIVANSVSQSFVNAFNIPVLHTTIALVVISGIIIFKKNTVVSILDKVVPVMACLYLLLTIFIMVKNIGAIPTMFKEIVSQAFGIKQVVSGGFGAVLMNGVKRGLFSNEAGSGSAPNAAAAADVSHPAKQGLIQSFGVFIDTLFICSCSAFIILLAPKSVTDGLMGMDLLQSAMNYHIGEIGVIFIAVILFLFSFSTFLGVMFYSRSILSFLFGDKWWPQNTYKAIGLVMLFFGGIAQYNWVWELGDLGVALMTVFNMMALLPLGNQAIASLKDYEKKYLKK